The proteins below come from a single Salvelinus fontinalis isolate EN_2023a chromosome 1, ASM2944872v1, whole genome shotgun sequence genomic window:
- the LOC129858393 gene encoding uncharacterized protein LOC129858393 yields the protein MPLPNINMPCPLLAWLVIIVLFHCRASSPAQYALTNHVVPPPTYAMTSPGLNVSRDYISFIISQCLGLPPMYSLPIIPLFVHYVLNLCYRAQKPAPFTLCSERARRTVLIAFSRTLTLLLHCSSGDVEVNPGPAVPSSTPTPQVLSFVDFCNCKSLGFMHVNIRSLLPKFALFTALAQSANPDVLAVSEFWLRKTTKNTEISIPNYNIFRQDRTAKGGGVAIYCRDRTQQAILLSRSVPKQFELLLLQIHLSRNPPPSAPSCALDTICELIAPHLSSELVLLGDLNWDMLNTPAILQSKLDALNLKLSTNYQ from the coding sequence atgcctctccctaatatcaatatgccttgtccattactggcctggttagtgattattgtcttatttcactgtagagcctctagccctgctcaatatgccttaaccaaccatgttgttccacctcccacatatgcgatgacatcacctggtttaaacgtctctagagactatatctctttCATCATTagtcaatgcctaggtttacctccaatgtactctctTCCTATCATACCTTTGTTTGTACATTATgtcttgaatctatgctatcgtgcccagaaacctgctccctttactctctgttccgaacgtgctagacggacagttcttatagcctttagccgtacccttaccCTACTTCTccactgttcctctggtgatgtagaggttaatccaggacctgcagtgcctagctccactcctactccccaggtgctctcatttgttgacttctgtaactgtaaaagccttggtttcatgcatgttaacattagaagcctactccctaagtttgctttattcactgctttagcacaatctgccaacccggatgtcttagccgtgtctgaattctggcttaggaaaaccaccaaaaacactgaaatttccatccccaactataacattttccgccaagatagaactgccaaagggggtggtgttgcaatctactgcagagatagaacTCAGCAGGctatcttactatccaggtctgtaccaaaacaatttgagcttctacttctacaaattcacctttccagaaaccctccaccctctgcccccagctgtgccctggacaccatatgtgaattgattgccccccatctatcttctgagctcgtgctgctaggtgacctaaactgggacatgcttaacaccccggccatcctacaatctaagcttgatgccctcaatctcaaattatcaacaaattatcaatga